The nucleotide window AGGGAAGCCCGGAGGCCCTTCGTCCACCCGCGTCCTCCCTCGCCACCTGCACGGGCCTGACGTTCCACCTGACAGGAGATTGAAAAACGCAAAGCAGCAAAGCAACGAAGCAGCAAAGAGTCGATGGAGAAACCAAGGAGAAACCCAGGACGTTAGGCCTCCGGCCTGACAGCGTGTCCCATGTCACCTGTCACATCACCCGACGAGCTGGAGACGTGGCGGGGATTCTGCACGTGATGGGTTCCCCGCTCCTGCCCAAAGCGGTGCTTCGCACGCGCACTCCAAGGCGCTTCGCGCAAGGTGGCACCTGGGCATGATCTTTCACGGTGCAGAGGGCTGAAGATGTCACGAGACGTTTCTCAAGGTCGAGGGAGTGGTGGGCATAGCGAATCATGTACCTCGGCCCGCTTTCATCAGGCATGAGGAAGGAGCGCTTTGCGTCGTGGAGTGTGACGTGCCGAGCCCCGCCTTGCGCAGGTGCGTCTGATTAAGAAACCGTGGTGGATGAACAGGGGAATGGGGTATTGCGCACCACCTCAACGTACCAGGTCGCTTTGCGTCCTGGAGTGCGCGTGGCATAGGCCTCCCTTGAGGCCGCGACACCGCTTTGAACGGAGGAATCGCGTCCTGATCTCCTGGATGGATTCATTGGAACCCAGCATCCGGAGCTTCCCGGTGGGAGAGTATCTTGAGCATTGGATCGTGATACCTCCCCGCGGTGCTCATCCTCTCCGTTCAAAGCGGTGTCGCGCTAACGCTTGCCACGCGCACTCCACGACGCAAAGCGGTCCTTCCGCGTGCCACGTGAAAGCGAACCGAGATCATGGTTTGATGTGCCCGCAGATTTTTCTCTTAACCTGGCGCACATGCGCGCTGCGGGACGCGCCTCCCTACCGGATCTTTAAAAGCAGAGACTTTCTTCGGCGCAAGAACAGCCAGGGTGAAGCACCCCATACGACACACCGGTCCTGCATCTCTTCCACACGAGCATCCTTTTCCCCCTGCCTACCGCCGCACCTTGATCGCCGTGGAGGGGTCGCCTGCGCCTTGGCCCACGCTTTGCCCCATCGGTCCGAGCGTGGGACTGGTCTTGCCCTTGGCCAGCGCTTCGCGCACGGAGAGCGGCTTCTCACCGGTGTCTGCGGTGCCCGGAGTGCCCATGCCTACACTGCCCCCACTGCCCACGGATTCCATCTTGGGACCGCCCACTTTCATCTCCAGTTTTTCGCGATTCATCGACGCGATCACCACTCCATCATCTTTCAGCAGGAGTTCGCCTGCCTTTTGCCCAATCTTGCTGTGGTCACGCACATGGGTGATTCCCGCTTTGGCCAAGTCCCCCTGTAGCTTGGCCAGATGGCTCCGGTTACCCGTTTCCGTGGAGATGCCCGGCATCAGGACCACCTGGAGACGGCCCGGCTCCAGCTCTGGATCCACGGCCTTCATCGCCTCCAGCGCGTCTTCGATGGTAGGTATCCCCGAGCCATCATACACATGCATCATGGCGCCCACGTTGGTCTCCGGATCGAACAAGCACACACCCGTGCAGGTCGCCAGGTCGGCAGTGCGCAGCGCCTGGCCCTTCTCGAGTTTCGCCGCGACGACTTTCCCCATGTCAGCATAGCCCACGACTGCAGACGTGCCCTCGGCGCGATCCAGGACCGTCGGCAGCCTCAATTCCATTGCGCCCTTGTCCATGCGCTCGGCCTCTTCGTGGTGCCTTGCTTCTTCCAGCTCCGACGCCGTCGACATGTCCGTCTCAACTTCGAAGGACACCGCGTGTTCTTCCCGCAGCCGTTTCCCGGCATCCTTCACGCATTGGGCCACTCCCTTGAGCCATCCCTCTACATTCTTCGGCTGGTCGGTCAGGACGGTGTCCCCCCACTCTCTCAACTCAGAGAGGACGAGTTCATTCATGCGCGCCTCCTTGGAGGGAGTCAGCTCCATCTCGCCGATGAGCGTCTCGATGTGGCCCATCACCCGTGTCACCACCGTGGATTTCTCATCCAGATTGAGGGCCGATGCGATTTCTTCGGGTTCCAGAGGCATCTCTCACCGTAAAAAATGTTCGATGGCGTTGCAAATTGAAACTCCAATTGAAACTCCGATTGAAGTGGAGTGCTCGTGGCAAGTGTGAGTGCGACACCGCCTTGAACGGAGGAACGGCGTCCCGATGTTTTGGCAGGATTTCAACAATCTTTGGCGGGGCGTAACCAGACATGGTTCATGGATGCACCCATCATGAAGGGCGTGTGCTTCGTGTTCGCATGGAGCGCCGCCGTGTTGTTCAGAGCGGAGGCGCCCACGCGTGTTGGAGTCCATGACAGCCTGACTATCTTTATGCGCTTCGGACTCACCTTCCTCCCGCTCGTCCTCATGCATCTTCATCTGGCGCAGCCCATGAGCCACGGTGCAGACACGCTCAAAGAAGCCTCGCCCTTCCCCATGGGCGTGGGCATTCGTGATCGCGTCTTTGAGCTTCCGGGGGATTGGCCACTGCTCACCGCGCACTACGAATACGTCACTCCGGAGAATGACATGAAGCCCGTGGCCGTGCAGCCGCAGCCGGGACAGTGGCGGTTCGAGACCGCAGACCGCTTTGTCGACTTCGCGCTCTCCAAGAAACTCAAGGTCGTGGGCCATTGCCTCGTCTGGGCCAAGGACGATCGCACCCCTCCGTGGTTCGCCACGGATGGGGACAAGCCCGCCTCGCGTGAAGTGCTGCTCGCACGCATGAAGACCCACATCGACACCGTCGTGGGCCGCTACCGGGGAAAAATCGCCATGTGGGACGTGGTGAATGAAGCGCTGGATGACGGAAGCGCGTATCTGCGTGACTCCTCATGGAGCCGCGCGTGTGGTGAGGAATTCATCGCCAAAGCGTTTGTCTATGCGCATGCCGCCGACCCGGACGCCTTGCTCATCTACAACGACTACAACAACGAACTGGACGGCAAGTTCGAGAAGATGGTGCGGTTGATTGAGTCCCTGCATGCTCAGCAGGTGCCGATGCATGCCATCGGCCTCCAGGGCCACTACGAACTGGATATGGTACCCTTCGAGGCTCTGGAGCGAACCCTTGCCGCGATGCAGAGGATGGGGATGAAAGTGGTCGTGTCCGAACTCGACATCGATGTCATCCCCCGTGGTCGCTGGTGGGCGAACAACGGAGCCGAGCGCGCCACCCTCTCAAAGTACGACCCCTACAAGGACGGTTGCCCGCCCGAGATTCTCCAGCGTCAGGCGGAGCAATACGCGCGCCTCTTCCAGCTTTTCAGGAAGTACTCAGATACCATCCTGCGCATCTCCTTCTGGAACCTGCATGACGGCCAGAGCTGGCTGAATGACTTCCCCTGGAAGCGTGCAAATCATCCTCTGCTCTTCGATCGTGAGAAGAAACCCAAGCCTGCCTATCATGCCGTGATGAGAGAACTCAAGCCATGAGTTCTGAAGCTTGAGGCCTGACCCACCGGGTGTCCTTCGTTTTGACCCCA belongs to Roseimicrobium gellanilyticum and includes:
- a CDS encoding endo-1,4-beta-xylanase, translated to MDAPIMKGVCFVFAWSAAVLFRAEAPTRVGVHDSLTIFMRFGLTFLPLVLMHLHLAQPMSHGADTLKEASPFPMGVGIRDRVFELPGDWPLLTAHYEYVTPENDMKPVAVQPQPGQWRFETADRFVDFALSKKLKVVGHCLVWAKDDRTPPWFATDGDKPASREVLLARMKTHIDTVVGRYRGKIAMWDVVNEALDDGSAYLRDSSWSRACGEEFIAKAFVYAHAADPDALLIYNDYNNELDGKFEKMVRLIESLHAQQVPMHAIGLQGHYELDMVPFEALERTLAAMQRMGMKVVVSELDIDVIPRGRWWANNGAERATLSKYDPYKDGCPPEILQRQAEQYARLFQLFRKYSDTILRISFWNLHDGQSWLNDFPWKRANHPLLFDREKKPKPAYHAVMRELKP